The following coding sequences lie in one Microbacterium sp. XT11 genomic window:
- the greA gene encoding transcription elongation factor GreA: MSTDAQVPFLTQEAYDRLVAELEHLSTTGREEIAKRIEAAREEGDLKENGGYHAAKDEQGKQEARIRTLEELLKTAKVGEAPPSRGIVEPGTVVTAVVAGGEEVFLLGSREIAVGSDLDVYSEASPLGQAILGLKVGDKASYEAPNGRQISVEIVKVETFTG; this comes from the coding sequence ATGTCTACTGATGCTCAGGTTCCCTTCCTCACGCAGGAAGCGTATGACCGGCTCGTCGCCGAGCTGGAGCACCTCTCCACGACCGGGCGGGAGGAGATCGCCAAGCGCATCGAGGCCGCCCGCGAGGAGGGCGATCTCAAGGAGAACGGCGGATATCACGCCGCCAAGGACGAGCAGGGCAAGCAGGAGGCCCGCATCCGCACGCTCGAGGAGCTCCTGAAGACCGCGAAGGTCGGCGAGGCCCCGCCCAGCCGCGGCATCGTCGAGCCCGGCACGGTCGTGACGGCCGTCGTCGCGGGCGGCGAGGAGGTGTTCCTGCTGGGCAGCCGCGAGATCGCGGTCGGCAGCGACCTCGACGTCTACAGCGAGGCGAGTCCGCTCGGGCAGGCCATCCTTGGCCTGAAGGTCGGTGACAAGGCCTCGTACGAGGCACCCAACGGCCGTCAGATCTCCGTCGAGATCGTGAAGGTCGAGACCTTCACGGGTTGA
- a CDS encoding AI-2E family transporter, with protein sequence MSEEQRPRLRDLFRPRPISTDRTITTEADEAVPFGLRVTAAYAWRLLLIAAAVAGIIWIVIQLKLLVIPLLVGILITALLWPAFEWMLRHRFPRWAAVAIAIIGTIAIVAVLLWLVIWQVRSQLDDVRDRSTQAVEEFRQFLIEGPLHLTDKQIQGYIDQGMSIIDEQAQLLWNGALSVGTTAAHVATGAVLSLFILICLLADGRGIWRWTVRLFPRAARPAADAAARNGWTTIVNYARTQLFVAAIDAVGIGLGALLLGVPLAIPVAVLVFLGSFVPIVGAVVTGAIAVLLALVYNGPWIALAMLAVVLAVQQVEGHILQPILMGSAVKVHPLAVVLVVAGGSMVGGIPGALFAVPLAAFVNVAAVTVSTGSWRTGVQPDADLIWSTVPRQRRRSIR encoded by the coding sequence ATGAGCGAAGAGCAGCGTCCGCGGCTGAGGGATCTCTTCCGCCCGCGGCCCATCTCCACCGACCGCACCATCACGACAGAAGCAGACGAGGCCGTGCCCTTCGGGCTTCGGGTGACCGCCGCCTACGCGTGGCGCCTCCTCCTCATCGCGGCTGCCGTCGCCGGGATCATCTGGATCGTCATCCAGCTGAAGCTGCTGGTGATCCCCCTGCTCGTCGGTATCCTCATCACAGCCCTGCTCTGGCCGGCCTTCGAATGGATGCTGCGGCACCGGTTCCCGCGCTGGGCCGCCGTCGCGATCGCGATCATCGGCACGATCGCGATCGTCGCCGTGCTCCTCTGGCTGGTGATCTGGCAGGTGCGCTCGCAGCTCGACGACGTGCGCGACCGCAGCACGCAGGCCGTGGAGGAGTTCCGGCAGTTCCTCATCGAAGGGCCCCTGCACCTGACCGACAAGCAGATCCAGGGGTACATCGACCAGGGCATGTCGATCATCGACGAGCAGGCCCAGCTGCTGTGGAACGGCGCGCTGTCCGTCGGCACAACGGCCGCGCACGTGGCCACCGGAGCCGTCCTCTCGCTGTTCATCCTCATCTGCCTGCTCGCAGACGGCAGGGGCATCTGGCGTTGGACCGTGCGCCTGTTCCCGCGCGCGGCGCGACCCGCAGCGGACGCCGCGGCGCGCAACGGCTGGACCACGATCGTGAACTACGCCCGCACGCAGCTCTTCGTCGCAGCCATCGACGCCGTCGGCATCGGCCTCGGCGCCCTTCTGCTCGGCGTGCCCCTGGCGATCCCGGTGGCCGTCCTCGTCTTCCTCGGTTCGTTCGTGCCCATCGTCGGCGCCGTCGTCACCGGTGCCATCGCGGTGCTGCTCGCACTCGTCTACAACGGTCCCTGGATCGCGCTGGCGATGCTGGCCGTCGTGCTCGCGGTGCAGCAGGTCGAGGGCCACATCCTGCAGCCGATCCTCATGGGGTCGGCCGTGAAGGTGCACCCCCTCGCCGTCGTGCTGGTGGTGGCGGGCGGCTCGATGGTCGGCGGGATCCCCGGAGCCCTCTTCGCGGTTCCGCTGGCCGCCTTCGTGAATGTCGCGGCGGTCACCGTGAGCACCGGCTCGTGGCGCACCGGGGTCCAGCCCGACGCAGACCTGATCTGGAGTACAGTCCCGCGACAGCGGAGAAGGAGCATTCGATGA
- a CDS encoding DUF4307 domain-containing protein: MTTAQELDDRYGRTRRRRAPWIAAAVVAVLAVGAFGWMTVTTQMNAVDADDLGFDLVDEHTVDVRFQVTGVQGKDVVCIVEALDEEFGVVGWKVVEVPAGDRHSQAVSATIPTVSAATTGLVNTCWVA; the protein is encoded by the coding sequence GTGACGACCGCCCAAGAGCTCGACGATCGGTACGGCCGCACCCGACGGCGGCGCGCGCCGTGGATCGCGGCCGCGGTCGTCGCGGTGCTGGCCGTGGGGGCGTTCGGCTGGATGACCGTGACGACGCAGATGAACGCCGTGGATGCCGACGACCTCGGGTTCGACCTCGTCGACGAGCACACTGTCGACGTGCGATTCCAGGTCACCGGCGTGCAGGGCAAGGACGTCGTGTGCATCGTGGAGGCGCTCGACGAGGAGTTCGGTGTGGTCGGCTGGAAGGTGGTCGAGGTGCCCGCCGGGGATCGGCACTCGCAGGCCGTCTCGGCGACGATACCGACGGTGTCGGCCGCGACGACAGGTTTGGTGAACACCTGCTGGGTCGCGTAG
- a CDS encoding D-arabinono-1,4-lactone oxidase, which yields MTRIGGSWQNWGRSASVTPMRVERPRSPEGVQRAVRAAVAQGLTVKAVGAGHSFTGIAVAPGVLLELDDLQGLVSADESSGRVTLLAGTRLHRIPALLAPYGLAMQNLGDIDRQSISGAISTGTHGTGAGFGGLATQVVGVTLITAEGEFLRIDEEHEPELLPAVVVGLGALGIIVEVTLQCVPAFVMHAIDEPAPLEDVLATLAERVAASDHFEFYWFPHTDVALTKRQTRLPESTRREPLPVVGKWIDETFLSNGVYRVVCAAGRAVPAITPPFSRLAVKLTGDREYTDLSHRVLTQSRTVRFREMEYAVPAENVVPAFRAVQALIARRGWRIEFPIEVRFAREDDRWLSTAFGRATGYIAVHRYWRADPTAYFEAVEQIMLEHGGRPHWGKLHTLTAEDLRERYPRFDDFLAVRDRLDPQRRFGNRYLERVLGA from the coding sequence GCATCAGTCACCCCGATGCGCGTCGAGCGGCCGCGCTCGCCCGAGGGTGTGCAGCGCGCGGTGCGGGCCGCGGTGGCGCAGGGGCTGACCGTGAAGGCCGTGGGTGCAGGGCACAGCTTCACAGGCATCGCCGTCGCGCCGGGTGTGCTTCTCGAACTGGACGATCTGCAGGGACTCGTCTCGGCGGACGAGTCGAGCGGCCGCGTGACGCTCCTCGCGGGCACGCGCCTGCACCGCATCCCCGCGCTTCTGGCGCCGTACGGCCTGGCGATGCAGAACCTCGGCGACATCGATCGGCAATCCATCTCGGGAGCGATCTCCACGGGGACGCACGGCACCGGTGCGGGCTTCGGAGGGCTCGCGACCCAGGTCGTCGGCGTCACGCTGATCACGGCGGAGGGCGAGTTCCTCCGGATCGACGAGGAGCACGAACCCGAGCTCCTGCCCGCGGTCGTCGTGGGCCTCGGCGCGCTCGGGATCATCGTCGAGGTGACGCTGCAGTGCGTGCCCGCCTTCGTCATGCACGCCATCGACGAGCCCGCTCCGCTGGAAGACGTGCTCGCGACGCTCGCCGAGCGGGTCGCGGCATCTGATCACTTCGAGTTCTACTGGTTCCCCCATACCGATGTCGCGCTGACGAAGCGCCAGACCCGCCTCCCGGAGTCCACGCGGCGCGAACCGCTGCCGGTCGTGGGCAAGTGGATCGACGAGACGTTCCTCTCCAACGGGGTCTACCGAGTCGTCTGCGCGGCGGGCCGTGCGGTGCCGGCGATCACGCCGCCGTTCAGCAGGCTCGCGGTGAAGCTCACCGGCGACCGGGAGTACACCGACCTGTCGCATCGTGTGTTGACCCAGAGCCGCACCGTGCGCTTCCGCGAGATGGAGTACGCGGTGCCGGCGGAGAACGTGGTGCCCGCCTTCCGCGCCGTGCAGGCGCTCATCGCGCGGCGGGGCTGGCGCATCGAGTTCCCCATCGAGGTGCGCTTCGCTCGTGAGGACGACCGCTGGCTCTCGACGGCGTTCGGCCGAGCTACCGGCTACATCGCCGTGCACCGGTACTGGCGTGCCGACCCGACCGCGTACTTCGAGGCGGTCGAGCAGATCATGCTCGAGCACGGCGGTCGTCCGCACTGGGGCAAGCTGCACACGCTGACGGCGGAAGACCTGCGCGAGCGCTACCCGCGTTTCGACGATTTCCTGGCGGTTCGGGACCGTCTCGACCCTCAGCGACGGTTCGGCAACCGCTACCTCGAACGCGTGCTCGGAGCGTGA
- a CDS encoding S-ribosylhomocysteine lyase, with amino-acid sequence MADVESFTLDHTAVIAPYIRLIATEHGPRGDAISNFDVRFVQPNEGEIPTGGLHTIEHLLASLLRDRLDGVIDISPFGCRTGFHLITWGEPAVADVVTAVRESLAVIAEETTWEQVPGVDAFSCGNYRDHSLHSAREWSKRILEQGISHDAFRRVGV; translated from the coding sequence ATGGCCGACGTGGAGAGCTTCACTCTCGACCACACCGCCGTCATCGCCCCCTACATCCGCCTCATCGCGACCGAGCACGGTCCGCGCGGCGACGCGATCTCGAACTTCGACGTGCGGTTCGTGCAGCCGAACGAGGGCGAGATCCCGACAGGCGGTCTGCACACCATCGAGCACCTGCTCGCCAGCCTGCTGCGCGACCGGCTCGACGGCGTGATCGACATCTCGCCCTTCGGGTGCCGCACCGGGTTCCACCTCATCACCTGGGGAGAGCCGGCCGTCGCCGACGTCGTGACGGCGGTGCGTGAGAGCCTCGCGGTCATCGCCGAGGAGACCACGTGGGAGCAGGTTCCAGGGGTCGACGCGTTCAGCTGCGGCAACTACCGCGACCACAGCCTGCACAGCGCACGCGAATGGTCGAAGAGGATCCTCGAGCAGGGCATCAGCCACGACGCGTTCCGCCGCGTGGGCGTCTGA
- the ilvA gene encoding threonine ammonia-lyase: MSAVPSLTEFEHAAQSLTEVISHTPTLPSRALSDILGVPVLLKMENLQRTGSFKIRGAAYRLSRLSAEERARGVVAASAGNHAQGVALAAQALGIPATIFMPLGVPVPKLLATRGYGAEVVLEGETVATSLRLAEEFAERTGAVMIHPFDHRDVVIGQGTLGLELLDDAPEVDTVLLGIGGGGLIAGVAAAVKARAAEQGRTVRVIGVQAENAAAVPPSLAAGHPVDIETKPTIADGILVARPGAVPFEIIKDLVDDVVTVTDDDLARAILILLEQAKVVAEPAGAAGVAAILAGKVAPTGTTMAVISGGNIDPLLLQRVVSHGLAASGRYLTIRIPLPDRPGQLARVSELIAEAGANVIEAMHTRHGHGLQISDVILELSVETRGAEHSELTLDTLRRAGFQPVVVPD, encoded by the coding sequence ATGAGCGCAGTCCCCAGCCTGACCGAGTTCGAGCACGCCGCTCAGAGTCTGACTGAGGTGATTTCGCACACGCCGACGCTGCCGTCCCGTGCGCTCTCCGACATCCTCGGCGTTCCTGTCCTGCTGAAGATGGAGAACCTGCAGCGCACCGGATCGTTCAAGATCCGCGGTGCGGCGTACCGCCTGTCCCGGTTGAGCGCCGAGGAGCGCGCCAGGGGAGTGGTCGCGGCATCCGCCGGCAACCACGCGCAAGGCGTGGCACTGGCGGCTCAGGCCCTCGGCATCCCCGCGACGATCTTCATGCCGCTGGGCGTTCCCGTGCCGAAGCTGCTGGCCACGCGCGGCTACGGCGCCGAGGTGGTGCTCGAGGGCGAGACGGTGGCGACCTCCCTCCGGCTCGCCGAGGAGTTCGCCGAGCGCACCGGTGCGGTGATGATCCACCCCTTCGATCACCGCGACGTCGTGATCGGGCAGGGGACCCTCGGTCTCGAGCTGCTCGACGACGCTCCCGAGGTCGACACCGTGCTCCTGGGCATCGGCGGTGGAGGGCTCATCGCCGGCGTCGCGGCAGCCGTCAAGGCGCGTGCCGCCGAGCAGGGACGCACCGTGCGCGTCATCGGCGTGCAGGCGGAGAACGCCGCGGCCGTGCCGCCGTCGCTCGCCGCGGGCCATCCGGTCGACATCGAGACCAAGCCGACGATCGCCGACGGCATCCTCGTCGCGCGCCCGGGCGCGGTCCCCTTCGAGATCATCAAGGATCTGGTCGACGACGTGGTGACGGTCACCGACGACGACCTCGCGAGGGCCATCCTCATCCTCCTGGAGCAGGCCAAGGTCGTGGCGGAGCCCGCGGGCGCCGCCGGAGTCGCCGCGATCCTCGCCGGCAAGGTCGCCCCCACCGGGACGACGATGGCGGTGATCTCGGGAGGGAACATCGATCCGCTGCTGCTGCAGCGCGTCGTCTCGCACGGCCTCGCGGCATCCGGGCGGTACCTCACCATCCGCATCCCTCTGCCCGACCGCCCCGGCCAGCTCGCGCGGGTGTCGGAGCTCATCGCCGAGGCCGGTGCGAACGTCATCGAGGCCATGCACACGCGGCACGGACACGGGCTCCAGATCAGCGACGTGATCCTGGAGCTGAGCGTCGAGACCCGGGGCGCCGAGCACTCCGAGCTCACGCTCGACACGCTTCGCCGTGCCGGGTTCCAGCCGGTCGTCGTCCCGGACTGA
- a CDS encoding methionine ABC transporter ATP-binding protein, with product MASGRAEAETGAADPASTVAVRLGGAPRRYGRGDSALIALDDVSLTVRRGDIFGVIGHSGAGKSTLIRMVNALETPTTGSVHVDGVDLASLSTAELRAARKHTAMVFQQFQLLETVTVLDNVAMPLRLDGIGTREARARATEALEFVGLGSRLGAYPGQLSGGQKQRVGIARAIVRNPAVLLCDEATSALDPSTTLQIIDLLKRVNREYGTTILVVTHEMDVIKDLCHSVAVMEAGRIVEQGAVMDVFVHPQTSVAQAFVGTVIPHELPARVRAAVDGHPLWRLRFLDEEVTTPIVGALISDFRLGVNILHADMTDIQDRTVGHMIVQVDGDDAQRAAAFAYLAERIVSVEEVAL from the coding sequence ATGGCCTCGGGGCGCGCTGAGGCCGAGACCGGCGCCGCCGATCCGGCCTCGACGGTCGCCGTCCGGCTGGGGGGCGCCCCCCGCCGGTACGGCCGGGGCGACAGCGCCCTCATCGCGCTCGACGACGTCTCGCTCACGGTACGTCGCGGAGACATCTTCGGCGTCATCGGGCACAGCGGCGCCGGCAAGAGCACGCTGATCAGGATGGTCAACGCGCTGGAGACCCCCACCACAGGCTCGGTGCACGTCGACGGCGTCGATCTCGCCTCACTGTCGACCGCCGAGCTGCGCGCGGCCCGCAAGCACACGGCGATGGTCTTCCAGCAGTTCCAGCTGCTGGAGACCGTGACGGTGCTCGACAACGTCGCCATGCCTCTGCGCCTCGACGGCATCGGCACGCGCGAAGCCAGGGCTCGGGCCACCGAAGCGCTGGAGTTCGTCGGCCTCGGATCGCGGCTCGGCGCCTACCCCGGGCAGCTCTCGGGCGGACAGAAGCAGCGCGTCGGCATCGCCCGCGCCATCGTGCGCAACCCCGCCGTACTGCTCTGCGACGAGGCGACGAGCGCCCTCGACCCGTCGACGACGCTTCAGATCATCGACCTGCTCAAGCGGGTCAATCGGGAGTACGGCACGACGATCCTCGTGGTCACGCACGAGATGGACGTGATCAAGGACCTCTGCCATTCCGTCGCCGTGATGGAGGCCGGACGCATCGTCGAGCAGGGAGCCGTGATGGACGTCTTCGTGCATCCGCAGACATCGGTCGCGCAGGCCTTCGTCGGCACCGTCATCCCCCACGAGCTCCCGGCGAGGGTGCGCGCAGCGGTCGACGGTCATCCGCTCTGGCGGCTGCGCTTCCTCGACGAGGAGGTCACGACCCCGATCGTGGGTGCGCTGATCTCCGACTTCCGGCTGGGAGTGAACATCCTGCACGCGGACATGACAGACATCCAGGACCGCACGGTCGGCCACATGATCGTGCAGGTCGACGGCGACGACGCTCAGCGCGCCGCGGCGTTCGCGTACCTCGCCGAGAGGATCGTCAGCGTAGAGGAGGTCGCGCTGTGA
- a CDS encoding winged helix-turn-helix domain-containing protein, whose protein sequence is MTDSLSAAQARRVALAAQGFTRARPASVGARHVHRAMERLGVLQIDSVNVFARSHYMPLFSRLGSYQPALLDRLFLSRTTHYVEYLAHEATFVPVGDWPLWRFRMEHFRARWADPDSWASRNSRTMAWVRDELRDRGPLRPADIRADAPRERGTWWDWDDVKLALEHLWRTGDVAISGRKGFERTYALAEHVIPPHVLSRVVPREEAIRELVRRAARSSGVATQADLADYYRIRDRSAVSRSIADLVDAGELVPVEVAGWTRQGRPLPAWRHSDAVLPRRVDAAALLTPFDPVVWFRNRALRAFDLDYRIEIYVPAEKRRYGYYSLPVLVGDRIVARVDLKADRGASTLQVQSAWWEPQARPADDADRIAAELALAARWQGLDAVSVSGWGTAAQPLHAALSARDDVTVRRHVHAREQAA, encoded by the coding sequence GTGACAGACTCGCTCAGCGCCGCGCAGGCCCGTCGCGTCGCTCTCGCGGCACAGGGCTTCACCCGCGCACGCCCGGCCTCCGTCGGCGCGCGCCATGTCCACCGCGCCATGGAGCGGCTGGGTGTCCTGCAGATCGACTCCGTGAACGTGTTCGCGCGCTCGCACTACATGCCGCTGTTCTCTCGTCTCGGGTCCTACCAGCCCGCCCTCCTGGACCGCCTCTTCCTCTCCCGCACCACGCACTACGTCGAGTACCTCGCGCACGAGGCGACGTTCGTGCCGGTCGGCGACTGGCCGCTGTGGAGGTTCCGCATGGAACACTTCCGTGCACGCTGGGCCGACCCCGACTCGTGGGCGAGCCGCAACAGCCGCACGATGGCCTGGGTGCGCGATGAACTGCGCGATCGAGGACCGCTGCGCCCGGCCGACATCAGAGCGGATGCCCCACGCGAACGCGGAACCTGGTGGGACTGGGACGACGTGAAGCTCGCCCTCGAGCACCTGTGGCGCACCGGCGACGTCGCCATCAGCGGACGGAAGGGCTTCGAGCGCACCTATGCCCTCGCCGAGCACGTCATCCCGCCGCACGTGCTCTCGCGCGTCGTCCCTCGCGAAGAGGCGATCCGCGAACTCGTGCGTCGCGCAGCCCGCTCGTCCGGCGTCGCCACGCAGGCCGACCTCGCCGACTACTACCGCATCCGCGATCGCTCCGCCGTGTCGCGCTCGATCGCGGACCTGGTCGACGCGGGTGAGCTCGTGCCCGTCGAGGTGGCCGGGTGGACTCGTCAGGGCCGCCCCCTCCCCGCGTGGCGTCACAGCGACGCTGTGCTGCCGCGACGGGTCGATGCGGCCGCGCTCCTGACGCCGTTCGACCCGGTGGTGTGGTTCCGCAACCGGGCGCTGCGCGCCTTCGACCTCGACTACCGCATCGAGATCTACGTGCCTGCCGAGAAGCGCCGCTACGGCTACTACTCCCTCCCCGTGCTCGTCGGAGACCGCATCGTCGCACGCGTCGACCTCAAAGCCGATCGCGGCGCATCAACGCTGCAGGTGCAGTCGGCGTGGTGGGAACCGCAGGCCCGACCGGCCGACGACGCCGACCGGATCGCCGCCGAACTGGCGCTCGCAGCACGGTGGCAGGGTCTCGACGCCGTCTCGGTCTCAGGGTGGGGAACGGCCGCTCAACCGCTCCATGCCGCGCTGTCGGCTCGTGACGACGTGACGGTGCGGCGACACGTGCATGCGAGGGAACAGGCAGCGTGA
- a CDS encoding aminotransferase class I/II-fold pyridoxal phosphate-dependent enzyme codes for MTALRAAARVQALPTNFFAALDRAVAEARVRGIDVIDVSKGNPDLPTPPHIVEAMQKAVADPRNHGYPSSLVRPALGRAIATRYREDHGIDLDPDTQVAAFHGSHEALMAAILGLVDPGAALVVPDPGYPAYETAARLAGAEVRTLPLVRADGYRPDFTALADLDAAAAVLLNFPHNPTGAVAAPATFEAAVAESERLGGVFVNDFAYSSLGYEGRPLSALTVDDTRTVEVSTLSKTYSMAGWRIGYAAGAPDLIAAMRRYQAHAFSTIFGATQDAAAAALAGDQSAAHELVETYRARRDLVVATLRTQGWDVVDPAGTFFVWVGIDDADDVAFADRLLSSHGVAVAPGSGFGAGGAGFIRISLVHPLDRLREMTERLAAAKRATG; via the coding sequence GTGACGGCGCTGCGCGCGGCCGCACGAGTGCAGGCGCTGCCGACGAACTTCTTCGCCGCGCTCGATCGCGCGGTGGCCGAGGCACGCGTGCGGGGCATCGACGTGATCGACGTCTCCAAGGGGAACCCCGATCTGCCCACTCCCCCGCACATCGTCGAGGCGATGCAGAAGGCGGTGGCCGATCCGCGCAACCACGGCTACCCCTCATCGCTGGTGCGCCCGGCTCTGGGGCGGGCGATCGCCACCCGGTACCGCGAGGACCACGGGATCGACCTCGACCCCGACACCCAGGTCGCCGCCTTCCACGGCTCGCACGAAGCGCTCATGGCCGCGATCCTCGGACTCGTCGACCCCGGCGCGGCTCTCGTCGTGCCGGATCCGGGCTACCCCGCCTACGAGACCGCAGCGCGACTCGCCGGCGCGGAGGTGCGCACGCTGCCGCTCGTCCGGGCGGACGGCTACCGCCCGGACTTCACCGCGCTCGCGGATCTCGACGCGGCCGCGGCCGTTCTGCTGAACTTCCCCCACAACCCCACGGGCGCGGTGGCCGCTCCCGCCACATTCGAGGCGGCTGTGGCCGAGAGCGAGCGGCTCGGCGGCGTCTTCGTGAACGACTTCGCGTACTCGTCGCTGGGCTATGAGGGCCGTCCGCTCTCCGCGCTGACGGTCGACGACACCCGAACGGTCGAGGTCTCGACGCTCTCGAAGACGTACAGCATGGCGGGCTGGAGGATCGGGTACGCTGCGGGAGCCCCCGACCTCATCGCCGCGATGCGCAGGTACCAGGCGCATGCGTTCAGCACGATCTTCGGCGCCACTCAGGATGCCGCGGCGGCCGCTCTCGCCGGCGACCAGAGCGCCGCTCACGAGCTCGTCGAGACGTACCGCGCACGACGCGATCTCGTGGTCGCCACGCTGCGCACGCAGGGGTGGGACGTCGTGGATCCGGCGGGCACCTTCTTCGTCTGGGTCGGCATCGACGACGCGGACGACGTCGCCTTCGCCGATCGGCTGCTCTCCAGCCACGGCGTCGCGGTCGCCCCGGGAAGCGGCTTCGGCGCCGGTGGTGCAGGCTTCATCCGGATCAGCCTCGTGCATCCGCTGGACAGGCTCCGCGAGATGACCGAGCGCCTCGCGGCCGCGAAGCGAGCGACCGGCTGA
- a CDS encoding LemA family protein, with protein sequence MEWLVPVLIIVGLVLLIGIYLWATYNSLVQLNVRVDEAWSGITVQLKRRADLIPNLIETVKGYASHEKAVFENVTRARAETLTATTPGAAGIAEGHLQQALRSLFAVAEAYPQLQASQNFLQVQHSLVDTEDKIQAARRFYNGGVREMNTKIKVFPNNMFAKGLGFTEREFFEVADSGAISEPPRVQF encoded by the coding sequence ATGGAATGGCTCGTACCGGTGCTGATCATCGTCGGCCTGGTTCTGCTCATCGGGATCTATCTCTGGGCGACGTACAACTCGCTGGTGCAGCTGAACGTACGGGTCGACGAGGCCTGGAGCGGCATCACAGTGCAGCTCAAGCGGCGAGCCGATCTCATCCCGAACCTCATCGAGACCGTCAAGGGCTATGCGTCGCACGAAAAGGCCGTGTTCGAGAACGTGACGCGCGCCAGGGCCGAGACGCTCACGGCCACGACGCCCGGAGCGGCCGGGATCGCCGAGGGGCACCTGCAGCAGGCGCTGCGGAGCCTGTTCGCGGTCGCCGAGGCGTACCCCCAGCTCCAGGCGAGCCAGAACTTCCTGCAGGTGCAGCACTCGCTGGTCGACACGGAAGACAAGATCCAGGCCGCGCGTCGGTTCTACAACGGCGGCGTGCGCGAGATGAACACCAAGATCAAGGTGTTCCCGAACAACATGTTCGCCAAGGGGCTCGGGTTCACCGAGAGGGAGTTCTTCGAGGTCGCCGACAGCGGGGCCATCTCCGAGCCGCCGCGCGTGCAGTTCTGA
- a CDS encoding methionine ABC transporter permease, with protein MIDTLLTADLFLEALGETLYMLGIALFFGSILGVLLGIAVVVTRPGGVMPNAVVSFVLNGFINIVRSLPFIILLVAILPFTRLVVGTSIGVNGALVPLTLMVAPYIGRLVENSLLEVPEGIVEAAKSMGATPVQIFTRFLLPEARGSLVLALTTATIGLLDATAMAGTVGAGGIGDLAISYGYQRFDGITMLVTVVTLVVIVQLIQLFGTRLARKLRRR; from the coding sequence GTGATCGACACGCTGCTGACCGCCGACCTGTTCCTCGAGGCCCTGGGCGAGACCCTGTACATGCTGGGCATCGCGCTCTTCTTCGGCTCGATCCTCGGTGTGCTCCTCGGCATCGCCGTGGTCGTCACCCGCCCCGGCGGAGTGATGCCGAACGCCGTCGTGTCGTTCGTGCTCAACGGGTTCATCAACATCGTCCGTTCGCTGCCGTTCATCATCCTACTCGTGGCGATCCTGCCCTTCACTCGGCTGGTCGTCGGCACGTCGATCGGTGTCAACGGCGCCCTCGTGCCGCTGACGCTCATGGTGGCGCCCTACATCGGGCGCCTCGTGGAGAACTCCCTCCTGGAGGTGCCGGAGGGCATCGTGGAGGCGGCGAAGTCGATGGGCGCCACCCCTGTGCAGATCTTCACCCGGTTCCTGCTCCCGGAGGCCAGGGGCTCGCTCGTGCTGGCCCTGACCACCGCGACCATCGGACTGCTCGACGCCACTGCCATGGCCGGAACCGTGGGCGCCGGCGGCATCGGCGATCTGGCGATCTCGTACGGATACCAGCGGTTCGACGGCATCACCATGCTCGTCACCGTGGTGACCCTCGTCGTGATCGTGCAGCTGATCCAGCTGTTCGGCACCCGCCTCGCGCGGAAGCTGCGCCGCCGGTGA
- a CDS encoding SDR family NAD(P)-dependent oxidoreductase → MFEELRERVVLVTGGASGIGAGIVEAFLSEGSTVIGADLSVAGGGLHAGRDREWSLRLDVTDERAVEAALDRIEQKIGRVDVLVTAAGTSTLAFAVDTSEEEWDLNLRVNAKGSFLVAKHVAKRLVAAGRTGRIVFISSQAGKNGYRGMTAYVASKHAVLGVTKTMAVELAPHGILVNAICPGIIETPMKHRERIEGGAIRGMTAEEVAAEDRSQVPLGRTGTPGDVAGVALFLASDLSAYMTGQGINVTGGMTMH, encoded by the coding sequence ATGTTCGAAGAGCTGCGCGAACGCGTCGTCCTGGTGACCGGCGGGGCCAGCGGCATCGGCGCGGGCATCGTCGAGGCATTCCTGTCCGAGGGATCGACCGTGATCGGCGCCGACCTCTCCGTCGCCGGCGGCGGATTGCACGCGGGTCGCGACCGCGAGTGGTCGCTTCGCCTCGACGTGACCGATGAACGGGCCGTCGAGGCTGCTCTGGACCGCATCGAGCAGAAGATCGGCCGCGTGGACGTGCTGGTGACCGCTGCGGGGACGTCGACCCTCGCCTTCGCCGTCGACACCTCGGAGGAGGAGTGGGATCTGAACCTCCGCGTCAACGCCAAGGGCTCGTTCCTCGTCGCCAAGCACGTCGCCAAGCGCCTCGTCGCAGCGGGGCGCACGGGCAGGATCGTGTTCATCTCCTCGCAGGCCGGGAAGAACGGCTATCGCGGGATGACCGCCTACGTGGCCTCGAAGCATGCCGTCCTGGGCGTGACCAAGACCATGGCCGTCGAGCTCGCGCCGCACGGCATCCTGGTGAACGCGATCTGTCCGGGGATCATCGAGACGCCCATGAAGCACCGTGAGCGCATCGAAGGGGGCGCGATCCGCGGCATGACCGCTGAGGAGGTGGCCGCGGAGGACCGCTCGCAGGTGCCGCTCGGACGCACGGGCACTCCGGGCGACGTCGCGGGTGTCGCCCTGTTCCTCGCGAGCGACCTGTCCGCCTACATGACGGGACAGGGCATCAACGTCACCGGCGGGATGACGATGCACTGA